A DNA window from Enterobacter cloacae subsp. cloacae ATCC 13047 contains the following coding sequences:
- the hpaE gene encoding 5-carboxymethyl-2-hydroxymuconate semialdehyde dehydrogenase: MKKINHWINGKNVAGSDYFHTTNPASGEVLAEVAAGGEAEIHQAVAAAKEAFPKWANLPMKERARLMRRLGDLIDQNVPDIAAMETADTGLPIHQTKNVLIPRASHNFEFFAEVCQQMNGKTYPVDDKMLNYTLVQPVGVCALVSPWNVPFMTATWKVAPCLALGNTAVLKMSELSPLTADRLGELALEAGIPAGVLNVVQGYGATAGDALVRHHDVRAVSFTGGTATGRNIMKNAGLKKYSMELGGKSPVLIFEDADIERALDAALFTIFSINGERCTAGSRIFIQQSIYPEFVKRFAERANRLRVGDPTDPNTQIGALISQQHWEKVSGYIRLGIEEGATLLAGGPDKPADLPAHLKGGNFLRPTVLADVDNRMRVAQEEIFGPVACLLPFKDEAEGLRLANDVEYGLASYIWTQDVSKVLRLARNIEAGMVFVNTQNVRDLRQPFGGVKASGTGREGGEYSFEVFAEMKNVCISMGDHPIPKWGI; encoded by the coding sequence ATGAAAAAGATTAACCACTGGATCAACGGCAAAAACGTGGCGGGAAGCGACTACTTCCACACCACCAACCCGGCCTCCGGCGAGGTGCTGGCAGAAGTCGCCGCCGGCGGGGAAGCGGAAATCCATCAGGCCGTGGCGGCAGCAAAAGAGGCTTTCCCAAAGTGGGCCAACCTGCCGATGAAAGAGCGTGCGCGTCTGATGCGTCGCCTGGGCGATCTGATTGACCAGAACGTGCCGGACATTGCCGCGATGGAAACCGCCGACACCGGCCTGCCCATCCACCAGACCAAAAACGTGCTTATCCCGCGCGCCTCGCACAACTTCGAGTTCTTCGCCGAAGTGTGCCAGCAGATGAACGGCAAAACCTACCCGGTTGACGACAAGATGCTGAACTACACCCTGGTGCAGCCGGTGGGCGTCTGCGCGCTGGTGTCGCCGTGGAACGTGCCGTTTATGACCGCCACCTGGAAGGTCGCCCCCTGCCTGGCGCTGGGGAATACCGCCGTGCTGAAGATGTCTGAACTCTCGCCGCTGACCGCCGACCGTCTGGGCGAACTGGCGCTGGAGGCGGGTATTCCGGCGGGCGTGCTGAACGTGGTGCAGGGCTATGGCGCCACGGCAGGCGATGCGCTGGTGCGCCATCACGACGTGCGGGCCGTCTCCTTCACCGGCGGCACCGCCACCGGGCGCAATATCATGAAAAACGCCGGGCTGAAGAAATACTCCATGGAGCTGGGCGGCAAATCCCCGGTGCTGATTTTTGAAGATGCCGACATTGAGCGCGCGCTGGACGCCGCCCTGTTCACCATCTTCTCCATCAACGGCGAGCGCTGCACCGCGGGCTCGCGCATTTTCATCCAGCAGAGCATCTACCCGGAATTCGTCAAACGCTTCGCCGAGCGCGCCAACCGCCTGCGCGTGGGCGATCCGACCGATCCGAACACCCAGATTGGCGCACTGATTAGCCAACAGCACTGGGAGAAAGTCTCCGGCTATATCCGCCTGGGCATTGAGGAGGGCGCGACCCTGCTGGCGGGCGGCCCGGACAAACCGGCCGACCTGCCTGCGCACCTGAAAGGCGGTAACTTCCTGCGCCCGACGGTGCTGGCGGATGTCGACAACCGCATGCGCGTGGCGCAGGAGGAGATCTTCGGCCCGGTAGCATGCCTGCTGCCGTTCAAGGATGAAGCGGAAGGGCTACGCCTGGCCAACGACGTGGAGTACGGCCTGGCGTCGTACATCTGGACCCAGGACGTCAGCAAAGTGCTGCGTCTGGCGCGCAATATCGAAGCGGGCATGGTGTTCGTGAATACCCAGAACGTGCGCGATCTGCGCCAGCCGTTTGGCGGCGTGAAGGCCTCCGGCACCGGGCGCGAAGGCGGCGAGTACAGCTTTGAGGTGTTCGCGGAGATGAAGAACGTCTGCATCTCCATGGGCGACCATCCGATTCCAAAATGGGGGATCTAA
- the hpaG gene encoding 4-hydroxyphenylacetate degradation bifunctional isomerase/decarboxylase: protein MKGTVFAVALNHQSQRDAWAEAFEKAPYNTPPKTAVWFIKPHNTVIRAGEPIPFPQGETVLSGATVALVVGKTASKVRVEDAAAYIAGYALANEVSLPEESFYRPAIKAKCRDGFCPLGELVAVDNVDNLTIITEINGREADHWNTAGLQRNAAELLSALSEFATLNPGDAILLGTPQSRVEIRPGDRVRILAEGFPALENPVVDERDVAMAQGAHPHPTLFALGLNYADHASELAFTPPTEPLVFIKAPNTFNGDNQTSVRPDNVEYMHYEAELVVVIGKTARKVSEAEAMDFVAGYTVCNDYAIRDYLENYYRPNLRVKSRDGLTPISPNIVPKAAIPDPHNLTLRTFVNGELRQEGTTADLIFSIPYLIAYLSEFMTLQPGDMIATGTPKGLSDVVPGDEVVVEVEGVGRLVNRIVSEETAK from the coding sequence ATGAAAGGTACCGTTTTTGCCGTGGCGCTGAACCACCAAAGCCAGCGCGACGCCTGGGCTGAGGCGTTTGAAAAAGCCCCCTACAACACCCCGCCAAAAACCGCGGTGTGGTTTATCAAGCCACACAACACGGTGATCCGCGCAGGTGAACCCATCCCGTTCCCGCAGGGTGAGACGGTGCTGAGCGGCGCAACCGTCGCGCTGGTGGTGGGCAAAACGGCCAGCAAAGTTCGCGTGGAGGACGCAGCGGCCTACATCGCCGGGTACGCACTGGCCAACGAGGTAAGCCTGCCGGAAGAGAGCTTTTATCGCCCGGCAATCAAAGCCAAATGCCGGGACGGGTTTTGTCCGCTGGGTGAGCTGGTCGCCGTCGACAACGTGGATAACCTGACTATCATCACCGAAATCAACGGCCGCGAAGCGGACCACTGGAACACCGCCGGGCTACAGCGCAACGCCGCCGAACTGCTGAGCGCCCTGAGCGAGTTCGCGACCCTGAATCCGGGCGATGCGATCTTGCTCGGCACGCCGCAAAGCCGCGTCGAGATCCGCCCGGGCGATCGGGTACGCATTCTGGCGGAAGGGTTCCCGGCACTGGAAAACCCGGTGGTGGATGAACGCGACGTGGCGATGGCTCAGGGCGCGCACCCTCACCCCACGCTGTTCGCCCTCGGCCTGAACTACGCCGATCACGCCAGCGAGCTGGCATTCACGCCACCGACAGAGCCGCTGGTATTTATCAAAGCGCCCAATACCTTCAACGGCGACAACCAGACCTCGGTACGCCCGGACAACGTTGAGTACATGCACTACGAGGCGGAGCTGGTGGTGGTCATCGGCAAAACCGCGCGTAAGGTCAGTGAAGCCGAGGCGATGGATTTTGTTGCGGGCTACACGGTCTGTAACGACTACGCCATTCGCGACTATCTCGAAAATTACTACCGCCCGAATCTGCGGGTCAAAAGCCGCGACGGGTTAACCCCCATCAGCCCCAACATCGTGCCAAAAGCAGCCATTCCCGATCCGCATAACTTAACCCTGCGCACCTTCGTCAACGGTGAATTACGTCAGGAAGGGACCACGGCGGATCTGATCTTCAGCATCCCATACCTGATTGCATACCTGAGCGAATTCATGACTCTGCAGCCGGGCGACATGATCGCCACCGGCACGCCAAAAGGACTGTCCGACGTGGTACCGGGGGATGAAGTGGTGGTGGAAGTGGAAGGCGTGGGTCGCCTAGTAAACCGGATTGTGAGTGAGGAGACGGCAAAATGA
- the hpaR gene encoding homoprotocatechuate degradation operon regulator HpaR, whose amino-acid sequence MHDSLTIALLQAREAAMSYFRPIVKRHNLTEQQWRIVRVLAEHPSMDFHDLAFRTCILRPSLTGILTRMERDGLVLRLKPVNDQRKLYVSLTKEGNALYEHAQAQVEEAYQQIEAEYTPEKMKQLTALLEEFIALGNRHNAARDEE is encoded by the coding sequence ATGCATGATTCTTTAACTATCGCCCTGTTGCAGGCGCGGGAAGCGGCAATGTCCTACTTCCGACCGATTGTGAAGCGGCATAATCTGACCGAGCAGCAGTGGCGCATTGTGCGAGTGCTGGCTGAACATCCCTCGATGGATTTTCACGATCTGGCGTTTCGGACCTGCATATTGCGCCCGAGCCTGACGGGCATTCTGACGCGCATGGAGCGCGACGGTCTGGTGCTGCGCTTAAAACCGGTCAATGACCAGCGCAAACTGTACGTGTCGCTGACCAAAGAGGGCAACGCGCTGTACGAGCACGCTCAGGCGCAGGTGGAAGAGGCGTACCAGCAAATAGAGGCGGAATATACGCCGGAGAAGATGAAACAGCTGACGGCGCTGCTTGAGGAGTTTATCGCGCTGGGAAACCGCCATAACGCAGCGCGTGACGAAGAGTAA